One Nocardiopsis gilva YIM 90087 genomic window, TGACGCGGGCGGGATCGAGCCTGCCCTCGGCCAGCCAGCGGTCCAGCGCGCAGTCCGGGGTGCCGTCGGTGTGCGTGCAGCCGGGCGGGCATTCCACCACGGCCTCGTCCATGTCGGGGAAGCCCGCCACCACGTCATCGGGGCTGACGTGCGCGAGACCGAAGCTGCGCACGCCCGGGGTGTCGATGATCCAGCCGCCGTCGATCGGCAGTGCCACCGCCGACGTCGACGTGTGGCGGCCGCGCCCCGTCACGGGATTGACGTGCCCGACCGCACGCTCGGCGTCGGGGAGGAGCCGGTTCACCAGGGTGGACTTGCCCACGCCCGAGGAGCCCACCAACACACTCGTCCGGCCGGTCAGGTAGCTCCGGATCTCATCGAGGTCGCCGTCGATGCTCGTCACGACGTAGGGCAGGTCAAGCGATGAATAGATCTCCAGGATGTCGTCCGGAGCCGTGAGGTCGGACTTGGTCAGGCACAGCAGCGGCTCCAGCCCGGCGTCGTATGCGGCCACCAGGCAGCGGTCGATGAAACGCGGCTGCGGCTGCGGGTCGGCCAGAGCGCAGACGATGACCAGCTGATCGGCGTTGGCGACGATGATGCGCTCGACCGGATCGGTGTCATCGGCGGTTCGGCGCAGCACGGATCGGCGCTCCTCGACCCGGACCACACGCGCCAGCGTGTCGGGTCGGCCGGACAGATCCCCGACGAGCGCCACCTGGTCGCCGACGACGATGCTGCCCCGCCCCAGCTCGCGCGCCTTCATCGCGACGATGGGCTGGCCGTCGACCAGGCAGCGGTAGCGACCGCGGTCGACCGCGATCACGAAGCCTCGGCTGGCGTTCTCATGCTTGGGCCGTTTGCGGGTGCGCGGGCGCGACCCGCCGCGGGCGCGGACTCGGACGTCGTCCTCGTCGATGTAGCCTCTGCCGCCGCTGCTCACGCGGTGACCTCCGACCACAGGCCTGGGAAGTCCGGCAGTGTCTTGCCCGTTGTGGCGATGTTCTCCACCTCCACCCCGGGCACCGCGAGCCCGATCACGGCACCCGAGGTCGCCATCCGGTGGTCGTCGTAGCTGCGGAACACGCCGCCGTGCAGCGCGCGCGGCCGGATCACCAGGCCGTCCGGCAGCTCCTCGGCGTCGCCGCCCAGTTCGTTGATCTCGCGCACCAGCGCCGCGATGCGGTCGGTCTCGTGCCGACGCAGGTGGGCGATGCCGGTGATGCGCGAGGGCGTGGAGGCCAGCGCCGCCACGGCCGCGATCGTCGGGGTCAGTTCGCCGACCTCGCGCAGGTCGGCGGTGATCCCGTGGATCTCCCCGGTGCCGCGCAGCGTCAGTCCGTCGGCGTCGAACGCGACCTCGCCGCCCATGGCGGTGAACAGGTCGCGCAGGGCGTCGCCGGGCTGGGTGGTCTGCTGCGGCCAGCCGCGCACGGTGACTCGGCCACCGGTGACCAGCGCGGCGGCGAGGAACGGCGCGGCGTTGGACAGGTCGGGCTCGACCACGATCTCGCCCGGCTTGATGGGGCCGGGGGCCACACGCCACACGTCGGGGATGGAGGTGTCGACCTGCACCCCGGCGGCACGCAGCATCTCCACGGTCATGTCCAGGTGTGGCTGCGAGGGGACGGGATCGCCGATGTGGCGCACCTCCACGCCCTCGTCGAAGCGGGCGCCGCTGAGCAGTAGCGCCGACACGAACTGGGAGGAGCTGGAGGCATCCAGCGTGACCGATCCGCCGCGCAGGCCGCCCGTCCCGTGAATGACGAGGGGGAGCGCGCCGCGCCCGCCGTCGTCGATGTCGGCGCCCAGGGACCGCAGGGCGTCCAGTAGCGGACCGACGGGCCGCTCCCGCGCCCGCGGGTCGCCGTCGAAGTCGATGTCGCCGTCGGCCAGCGCCGCCAGCGGCGGAACGAAGCGCATGACCGTGCCCGCGTTGCCGACGTCCAGCGCCGCGGGACCGCGTGGCGGAGCGGCCGTGACGGCCCAGTCGTCGCCGTCCTCCACCACACCGATCCCGAGCGCGCGCAGGGCTGCGGCCATGAGGTCGGTGTCGCGGCTGCGCAGTGGACGGCGGACGACAACGGGTGTCTCCGCGAGGGCCGCCAGGATCATCGCGCGGTTGGTCATCGACTTGGATCCGGGCAGGCTCACCGTGGCGTCCACGGGGCCGCGGGCGGTCGGAGCAGGCCAGGTCGGTGCGGAGGTCGGCATGATCCCCAGGGTAGCCGGGGCCAGTGGCCACACGTGGCCTCCTTGTGCGCCGCGCCGTGCCCGCCCGTCTGTCGGTCGTGCCGCCGCTCGCGCGCGTGCGCGTGTCGGGACTGACGGCCGACCCCGGTCACTCGATGCCTCACGCCAGCGCTCGGTCCGGGCCCAACCTGCCGATACAACGGGCGGACGTCCGGAGCGCCGCAACGGGGCCGGGACGTGGCATGCTGGGCCTTGGGATCGAGATCGAACATGTGATCGCGTCGAAGGGGGAGCAATGGCGGACAAGACCCACCACTACGAGGTCCGCACGCGATGGACCGGGAACACCGGCTCGGGCACCACGCAGTATCGCGGCTTCGATCGCTCCCACGACATCGAGGCCGAGGGCCGCCCTGTGCTCAAGGGATCGGCCGACGCGGCGTTCCGGGGCGACCCGAGCTGCTGGAACCCGGAGGATCTGCTGGTCAGCGCCCTGAGCGAGTGCCACATGCTGTCCTACCTCGCGCTCGCGGTGGCGGCCAAGGTGAATGTTGTGGCCTACGAGGACCGGGCCACCGGAACCATGGTCACCCGCGCTGACTCCTCCGGCGACTTCTCCGAGGTCACCCTGCACCCCGTTGTCACGGTCGCCGACGAGAGCATGGTCGAGGCGGCCGAGAAGCTGCACGCGAGGGCCAATCAGGTCTGCTTCATCGCCCGCTCGGTGAACTTCCCGGTCCACCACGAACCTGTCGTCAAGGTCGCTGACGAGGCCTAATGATCAGGCGTCGATCTTGGTCACGAGCCGCTTGAGTAGATCATGCATCTCAACGTGGTTGGCCTTGATCTCTGAGACGGTTTCCCTCAACTCAGCCTGTCCTGCTTCGAGCTTGGCCTGACCCGCTTCGAGTCTCTCAAGGCGGTCATCGACGCGGTCGAAGCGGGCATCAACCTGGTCGAAGCGTTCCTTGACCTCTCTCCGGTGCTCGACGAGGCCGTCGGCGATTGAGTTGATGCGGTCATCCACGTTGGACTGGCGATCG contains:
- a CDS encoding OsmC family protein → MADKTHHYEVRTRWTGNTGSGTTQYRGFDRSHDIEAEGRPVLKGSADAAFRGDPSCWNPEDLLVSALSECHMLSYLALAVAAKVNVVAYEDRATGTMVTRADSSGDFSEVTLHPVVTVADESMVEAAEKLHARANQVCFIARSVNFPVHHEPVVKVADEA
- the aroA gene encoding 3-phosphoshikimate 1-carboxyvinyltransferase, whose amino-acid sequence is MPTSAPTWPAPTARGPVDATVSLPGSKSMTNRAMILAALAETPVVVRRPLRSRDTDLMAAALRALGIGVVEDGDDWAVTAAPPRGPAALDVGNAGTVMRFVPPLAALADGDIDFDGDPRARERPVGPLLDALRSLGADIDDGGRGALPLVIHGTGGLRGGSVTLDASSSSQFVSALLLSGARFDEGVEVRHIGDPVPSQPHLDMTVEMLRAAGVQVDTSIPDVWRVAPGPIKPGEIVVEPDLSNAAPFLAAALVTGGRVTVRGWPQQTTQPGDALRDLFTAMGGEVAFDADGLTLRGTGEIHGITADLREVGELTPTIAAVAALASTPSRITGIAHLRRHETDRIAALVREINELGGDAEELPDGLVIRPRALHGGVFRSYDDHRMATSGAVIGLAVPGVEVENIATTGKTLPDFPGLWSEVTA
- the rsgA gene encoding ribosome small subunit-dependent GTPase A; translated protein: MSSGGRGYIDEDDVRVRARGGSRPRTRKRPKHENASRGFVIAVDRGRYRCLVDGQPIVAMKARELGRGSIVVGDQVALVGDLSGRPDTLARVVRVEERRSVLRRTADDTDPVERIIVANADQLVIVCALADPQPQPRFIDRCLVAAYDAGLEPLLCLTKSDLTAPDDILEIYSSLDLPYVVTSIDGDLDEIRSYLTGRTSVLVGSSGVGKSTLVNRLLPDAERAVGHVNPVTGRGRHTSTSAVALPIDGGWIIDTPGVRSFGLAHVSPDDVVAGFPDMDEAVVECPPGCTHTDGTPDCALDRWLAEGRLDPARVMSLRRLLSSREGDDSASQPA